A genomic region of Spirochaetota bacterium contains the following coding sequences:
- a CDS encoding sigma-70 family RNA polymerase sigma factor, translating into MDAVDESRAELDRTYARCYKAYAAPLRRFVAGLVHDEYAAEEIVQDTFMKLYEKKVALDESRPTLRSFLYIVARHRSLDYLAKCRREDRVRTHAAFDEAIMDDRFYRDLADAVIEGEVISTLHDTLNSIPEKKREIFIRRAMLDMKLNQVMKDLDVSTYTIKKVEHEVRLRIRDSLSRYYAGG; encoded by the coding sequence ATGGATGCGGTTGACGAGTCGAGGGCGGAACTGGACAGGACGTATGCGCGCTGCTACAAGGCATACGCGGCACCCCTCAGGCGCTTCGTGGCGGGGCTGGTGCATGACGAATATGCCGCCGAAGAAATTGTCCAGGACACCTTTATGAAGCTCTACGAAAAAAAGGTCGCGCTTGACGAATCGCGGCCTACCCTGAGGAGCTTTCTCTATATCGTGGCGCGCCACCGATCGCTCGACTACCTCGCGAAATGCCGGAGGGAAGACCGGGTGAGGACGCACGCCGCTTTCGACGAGGCGATCATGGATGACCGCTTCTACCGGGACCTGGCGGACGCCGTGATCGAGGGCGAGGTAATCTCCACCCTGCACGATACCCTTAATTCCATCCCGGAAAAAAAGCGCGAGATTTTCATCCGCAGAGCTATGCTTGACATGAAGTTGAATCAGGTAATGAAGGACCTCGATGTCTCAACCTATACCATTAAAAAAGTGGAACACGAGGTACGTCTCAGGATCCGCGATTCGCTCTCGCGGTATTATGCGGGCGGCTGA
- a CDS encoding tetratricopeptide repeat protein, with protein MPFLTDTGRGSIMTARILFVALCICLLCGGFPRTAQAQDDYRVLLTDKKYSEAFALIQKKLNAIYDTRIEWKRIPTDFITAKRLEEKVNVNEEFKKRRARGFFIEENAELSGLHLDAARCLVAMEEYQSSLNHYYQSLKFKTVEYEKDDVIYHEISEIYGKLNQWRGQIDALESAYSLNPKKFGYSLELGKLYYRTADKKRAIFHLDRFVEAEPGAGSEPSLFLMLANLHQDTGKFLKAVEYYKKYLEIKPDDAQIRFGLGYLAFANTGDYSLARQSLEKALTLLPADDLYRRSKANEYLAEMAMKDLEYARAAELFLNTVKFQDEIKALLGKKDQELASFNTSLKQLRGSLMEGKKPELYPEYEMKLEELARLERDRKRIFYEYERLGAGKSRWGIATAFERLRKFDEAIRYYKEAVLFNYNPAEARDRLQKLQLKINRGY; from the coding sequence ATGCCATTCCTGACCGATACTGGAAGGGGGAGCATTATGACCGCAAGAATACTATTCGTCGCCCTATGTATATGCCTATTGTGCGGTGGTTTCCCCCGTACGGCACAGGCACAGGACGATTACAGGGTCTTACTGACCGACAAGAAATATTCCGAAGCTTTTGCGCTCATCCAGAAAAAGCTCAATGCGATCTATGACACCCGGATCGAATGGAAAAGGATCCCGACCGATTTCATTACCGCGAAGAGGCTCGAGGAAAAAGTAAACGTAAACGAGGAATTCAAGAAGAGAAGGGCAAGGGGATTTTTTATAGAGGAAAATGCCGAGCTTTCCGGGCTTCACCTGGACGCGGCACGCTGTCTTGTGGCGATGGAGGAATACCAGTCTTCATTAAATCATTATTACCAGTCCTTGAAATTTAAAACGGTAGAATATGAAAAGGACGATGTTATTTACCATGAGATTTCCGAGATTTACGGGAAACTCAACCAGTGGCGCGGACAGATCGACGCCCTTGAATCGGCGTATTCCCTGAACCCGAAAAAATTCGGCTATTCGCTCGAACTTGGAAAACTGTATTATCGGACAGCCGATAAAAAACGGGCTATATTCCACCTGGATCGATTTGTCGAGGCGGAACCGGGGGCCGGGTCCGAACCGTCGCTTTTTCTCATGCTCGCAAACCTGCATCAGGACACGGGAAAATTCCTGAAGGCAGTTGAATACTACAAAAAATATCTGGAAATAAAACCGGATGATGCGCAAATCCGGTTCGGGCTCGGGTATCTCGCCTTCGCGAACACGGGCGATTATTCCCTGGCGCGGCAGTCGCTGGAGAAGGCACTTACGCTGCTTCCCGCGGACGATCTCTATCGCAGATCCAAGGCGAACGAGTACCTGGCGGAAATGGCGATGAAGGACCTGGAATACGCGCGCGCGGCGGAGTTGTTTCTGAACACGGTGAAATTCCAGGACGAGATAAAGGCACTGCTCGGGAAGAAGGACCAGGAACTGGCGTCGTTCAATACCTCGCTGAAACAACTGCGCGGATCGCTTATGGAAGGCAAAAAGCCGGAGCTCTACCCGGAATACGAAATGAAGCTCGAAGAATTGGCCAGGCTGGAGCGGGACAGGAAACGCATATTCTATGAATATGAACGGCTGGGCGCCGGAAAATCGCGCTGGGGAATCGCCACAGCATTCGAGAGGCTTCGAAAATTCGATGAGGCCATCCGGTATTACAAGGAAGCCGTACTTTTCAATTACAACCCTGCCGAGGCCAGGGACCGCCTTCAAAAATTACAGTTGAAAATTAATCGCGGTTATTAA
- a CDS encoding HEAT repeat domain-containing protein, with the protein MGLFGPNIDTLIESGDTDGLLKCLSHRKADVRLQSFLALAKSPDERVLVEIRKLLKDKDPKVRAIATLKFGELGEPGIVENLKNVIVSGSQRDKIEALRILAGRGRTDDLEISKIMYLALCDKKPMVKIEAIKTMGAIRDKYSVVHLVEQLDDASYQIRLQSAKSLGEIGEDAATSPLIGALVDNHSEVRKGAQDALRKIATARAMNALNDAPFMLLVKRMTEGEFTRRETLRQIGQLKIKEGVPLVKKACLDEYKNVRIEAVRAVGLLREKSAVEMVKKLLDDPYFDVRIEVVKALEKLFDPASLAGIEKALHDKNHNVRDEAKAAYYSLKSRLDKVTSPSGN; encoded by the coding sequence ATGGGACTTTTCGGACCGAATATTGACACGCTGATCGAAAGCGGGGACACGGACGGGTTATTGAAATGTCTCTCGCACCGGAAGGCCGACGTACGCTTGCAGTCATTCCTGGCGCTGGCGAAGAGTCCCGACGAAAGGGTGCTCGTCGAAATAAGAAAGCTGCTTAAAGACAAGGATCCCAAGGTTCGGGCCATCGCGACCCTCAAGTTCGGCGAGCTGGGCGAGCCCGGAATAGTCGAAAATCTGAAAAACGTCATCGTATCGGGTTCCCAGCGCGACAAGATCGAGGCGCTCCGCATCCTCGCGGGGCGCGGGCGCACGGACGACCTCGAGATATCAAAAATAATGTACCTGGCGCTGTGCGACAAGAAGCCCATGGTGAAGATCGAGGCGATCAAGACCATGGGCGCGATCAGGGACAAGTATTCGGTGGTGCACCTCGTGGAACAGCTCGACGACGCGAGCTACCAGATTCGCCTGCAATCGGCGAAATCGCTGGGGGAGATAGGCGAGGACGCCGCCACGTCGCCCCTCATAGGCGCCCTCGTTGACAATCACTCGGAGGTCCGCAAGGGGGCCCAGGACGCGCTCAGGAAAATCGCCACCGCCCGCGCCATGAACGCGCTCAATGACGCGCCCTTCATGCTGCTCGTCAAGCGCATGACCGAGGGTGAATTCACACGACGGGAAACCCTGCGGCAGATAGGCCAGCTCAAAATTAAGGAAGGCGTTCCGCTCGTAAAGAAAGCCTGCCTCGACGAGTACAAAAATGTACGCATCGAGGCGGTGCGCGCGGTCGGCCTTCTCAGGGAGAAGTCGGCCGTCGAGATGGTCAAAAAGCTTCTGGACGATCCGTACTTCGACGTCCGTATCGAGGTCGTGAAGGCGCTCGAAAAGCTCTTCGATCCGGCGTCGCTTGCCGGGATCGAGAAGGCGCTCCATGACAAGAATCACAATGTGCGCGACGAGGCCAAGGCGGCCTATTATTCCCTCAAGTCGCGCCTCGACAAGGTCACCTCGCCCTCCGGCAATTAG
- a CDS encoding 2-oxoisovalerate dehydrogenase gives MNEIIFYIEESLDGGFEARALGQSIYTQGEDIETLKANIIDAIKCHFEPGMAPQVIKLHYVREEAIAL, from the coding sequence ATGAACGAGATTATATTCTACATCGAAGAATCCCTGGACGGCGGGTTCGAAGCACGCGCCCTTGGGCAATCCATTTACACCCAGGGGGAGGACATCGAAACGCTTAAAGCCAATATTATCGACGCGATAAAATGTCATTTCGAACCGGGAATGGCTCCGCAGGTGATAAAACTTCACTATGTACGGGAGGAGGCCATTGCCCTTTGA
- a CDS encoding type III pantothenate kinase: MFLGFDIGNTNTVMGIYREGVPSPVETYRFRTRRDLTRDEIGALATSFVHNFSEKNGVVDAVRGLAIASVVPEVNRRFNEMAGRYFSLSLYEINHLSRTPLSLAYDDPSTLGVDRIVNAVAAHREYPGDKIIIDIGTAATVCVLHADGRFDGGLIAPGIGVTVDALAAKTSQLAKVDFKKPDKLIATDTRDAITSGFFYGWLSMIEGLIARIEAQYGKPFTPVLTGGYAAPLSPELTLKHEFDPLLTMKGIFYVYSMNR; this comes from the coding sequence ATGTTCCTCGGCTTCGACATAGGAAACACCAACACCGTGATGGGTATCTACCGGGAGGGCGTCCCCTCTCCCGTGGAAACGTACAGGTTTCGGACCCGGCGCGATCTCACGCGGGATGAAATAGGGGCTCTCGCGACCTCGTTCGTGCACAATTTCAGCGAGAAAAACGGCGTTGTTGACGCTGTACGCGGCTTGGCCATCGCGAGCGTCGTCCCCGAGGTCAACAGGCGCTTCAACGAGATGGCGGGACGCTATTTCTCACTCTCCCTGTATGAAATCAATCACCTTTCCCGGACCCCCCTTTCGCTGGCCTATGACGATCCCTCGACGCTCGGTGTGGATCGGATCGTGAACGCGGTCGCCGCACACCGGGAATATCCCGGCGATAAAATAATAATCGATATCGGAACCGCGGCGACTGTGTGCGTGCTGCATGCCGACGGCCGATTCGACGGCGGCCTCATTGCCCCGGGGATCGGGGTGACCGTCGATGCGCTCGCCGCAAAGACCTCGCAGTTGGCGAAGGTGGACTTTAAAAAGCCGGATAAGCTTATTGCAACAGATACCAGGGACGCGATTACCTCGGGGTTTTTTTACGGGTGGCTCTCGATGATCGAAGGCCTGATCGCCAGGATCGAGGCGCAGTACGGGAAACCATTCACCCCGGTGCTCACCGGGGGCTATGCGGCGCCCCTCTCACCGGAACTGACCCTAAAGCACGAATTCGATCCGCTGCTGACCATGAAAGGCATTTTTTACGTATACTCGATGAATCGCTGA
- a CDS encoding molybdopterin molybdenumtransferase MoeA — translation MKRDENEILMPVERALALILETIRPLPVEPCGLAALAGRVIAEDIISTMDIPMVDNSAMDGYAVRTGDVAGAGRRDPVGLDVIGELQAGAAMAGLLVEPGRAVRIMTGAPIPPGADAVVRFEDTEERGERVSIFVPVVKGENIRRAGEDLRAGAVVLGKGARILSADIGLLASINVREARVYRRPTVAVISTGDEVVEPGPDLLPGQVRNSNAYTLVSEIARYGCEPRYLGIVRDSLEATRLLLGEAMGCNVIVTTGGVSMGRYDFVKDAIAALGVEILIQNIRMKPGKPCVFGTKGPLLFFGLPGNPVSTMVSFIQFVRPALFKLMGAARLAKPVVHAVARDDIVKKPGRVHFIRGLFTVRDGEFYVSTTGPQGSGILRSMSAANCLIVLPAETERVRAGERVLIQLIQHEEI, via the coding sequence ATGAAACGCGATGAAAATGAAATCCTTATGCCGGTGGAACGCGCGCTCGCGCTCATCCTCGAAACGATCCGGCCGTTGCCCGTGGAACCGTGCGGACTCGCGGCTCTCGCGGGAAGGGTGATTGCCGAGGATATAATCTCCACCATGGATATTCCCATGGTCGACAACTCTGCAATGGACGGGTACGCCGTGCGCACGGGTGACGTTGCCGGGGCCGGCCGGCGCGATCCGGTGGGGCTTGATGTCATTGGCGAACTCCAGGCGGGAGCGGCGATGGCAGGACTGTTGGTGGAGCCGGGCCGCGCGGTGAGAATTATGACCGGGGCCCCCATCCCGCCCGGCGCGGACGCCGTGGTGCGTTTCGAGGATACGGAGGAGCGAGGAGAGCGGGTCTCCATCTTTGTCCCTGTTGTAAAAGGAGAAAACATTCGCCGGGCCGGCGAGGATTTACGCGCGGGTGCCGTCGTTCTTGGCAAGGGCGCACGCATTCTATCCGCCGATATCGGTCTCCTCGCCTCGATTAACGTCCGTGAGGCGCGCGTGTATCGAAGACCCACCGTCGCGGTGATCTCCACCGGCGACGAGGTCGTGGAGCCGGGTCCCGATCTCCTCCCGGGCCAGGTGAGAAACAGCAATGCCTATACCCTCGTTTCAGAAATCGCCCGGTACGGGTGCGAGCCGCGCTACCTGGGTATCGTGCGCGATTCCCTGGAGGCGACCCGCCTGCTGCTCGGCGAGGCCATGGGGTGCAACGTGATTGTCACCACCGGCGGAGTTTCCATGGGCCGGTACGACTTTGTAAAGGACGCGATCGCCGCTCTTGGGGTCGAGATACTGATACAGAATATCCGGATGAAGCCGGGGAAACCCTGCGTGTTCGGTACGAAGGGACCGCTCCTTTTTTTCGGTCTCCCGGGGAATCCTGTCTCAACCATGGTGTCGTTCATACAATTCGTTCGTCCGGCCCTGTTCAAGCTCATGGGGGCGGCGCGCCTGGCGAAACCGGTGGTGCATGCCGTGGCCCGGGACGATATCGTGAAAAAACCCGGACGCGTGCATTTCATCCGCGGGCTTTTCACGGTCCGTGACGGGGAGTTTTACGTCTCTACCACGGGTCCCCAAGGATCGGGTATCCTCCGTTCAATGAGCGCGGCGAACTGCCTCATCGTGCTTCCCGCGGAAACCGAAAGGGTTCGCGCGGGCGAACGTGTTCTCATCCAGCTCATCCAGCACGAGGAGATCTGA
- the selB gene encoding selenocysteine-specific translation elongation factor gives MYIVGTSGHIDHGKTSLIRALTGIDCDRLPEEKAREMTIDIGFAQIEYPKFGTVSVIDVPGHERFIRNMVAGAWGVDLAILVVAVDDGWMPQTEDHFRVLSLLGVERMVVALNKIDAADPEMIAFVQAEVEEKLAGTRYAGSDIVKVSSKTCEGVADLKEVILKNLRKLPRAANADRPYLYVDRVFASKGFGTVVTGTLKNGVFRENDELTLLPGARPVRVKKIESHYHEMQEGVPSQRTALNLTGVSTEEVGRGHVVVRQNFFAESGEILARIELLEKRRAVKNNMGIEVLIGTTTVKGRLILADAPPEGAGVFPARVKFDEPWYFYPGQPFILTNPGGFRIIGGGSVVLTGAGDASDRKRVKGLLPLLGAFSREETAYFIIAAARSMPRAAFLRMFPDSEKHLATLADTLIASGKVLALDGLLVDAVFAEEALAAIVQAVGATVGPNLQEIAGRVRIGEEICRALMPRVMERHSMVEKDGRYFAGDAITADTLSPERTRALEQARARGAEGVELDRLPAEAEKKQVRELVRLGFLVSLDGNIVLHRAVYDELKGRVMKLFEGRDKITIPEAKEATGFSRKYIIPFLNRMETEGLLKRIGDFRMKA, from the coding sequence ATGTACATCGTCGGCACCTCCGGGCACATCGACCACGGCAAGACGAGCCTCATCCGCGCGCTCACCGGCATAGACTGCGACCGGCTCCCCGAGGAAAAGGCGCGCGAGATGACCATCGACATAGGCTTCGCGCAGATCGAGTACCCGAAGTTCGGGACCGTGAGCGTGATCGACGTGCCGGGTCACGAGCGCTTCATCCGCAACATGGTTGCCGGCGCCTGGGGGGTGGACCTCGCGATCCTCGTGGTCGCCGTGGACGACGGCTGGATGCCCCAGACCGAGGACCATTTCCGCGTGCTCTCGCTCCTGGGCGTGGAGCGCATGGTGGTCGCCCTCAACAAGATCGACGCCGCCGACCCGGAGATGATCGCCTTCGTCCAGGCCGAGGTGGAAGAGAAGCTCGCGGGTACGCGTTATGCGGGATCGGACATCGTGAAGGTCTCCTCGAAGACGTGCGAGGGCGTGGCGGACCTGAAGGAGGTGATCCTGAAAAACCTCCGCAAGCTCCCCCGCGCGGCTAACGCCGACAGGCCCTACCTGTACGTGGATCGCGTCTTCGCCTCAAAGGGCTTCGGGACGGTGGTCACCGGCACCCTTAAAAACGGCGTCTTCCGCGAAAACGACGAGCTCACCCTGCTCCCCGGCGCGCGCCCGGTCCGCGTTAAAAAGATCGAAAGCCATTACCACGAGATGCAGGAGGGCGTCCCCTCCCAGCGCACCGCCCTGAATCTCACGGGCGTTTCGACCGAGGAGGTGGGGCGCGGTCATGTCGTAGTGCGCCAAAATTTCTTCGCGGAATCGGGGGAGATCCTCGCGCGCATCGAGCTCCTGGAAAAGCGCCGCGCGGTGAAAAACAACATGGGGATCGAGGTGCTTATCGGCACCACGACCGTGAAGGGACGGCTTATCCTCGCCGATGCGCCCCCGGAGGGAGCCGGGGTGTTTCCGGCGCGCGTCAAGTTCGACGAGCCCTGGTACTTCTATCCCGGCCAGCCGTTCATTCTTACGAATCCCGGGGGATTCAGGATAATCGGCGGCGGATCGGTCGTGCTGACCGGCGCGGGAGACGCGTCCGACCGCAAGCGGGTGAAAGGACTGCTTCCCCTGCTGGGCGCATTTTCTAGGGAGGAGACCGCGTATTTCATCATCGCCGCGGCGAGGTCCATGCCGCGCGCCGCGTTTCTCCGCATGTTTCCCGACAGCGAGAAGCACCTCGCGACCCTCGCCGATACGCTCATCGCCTCCGGGAAGGTGCTCGCGCTCGACGGACTTCTGGTGGACGCCGTTTTCGCGGAGGAGGCGCTGGCCGCGATTGTCCAGGCCGTGGGGGCGACCGTGGGACCCAACCTCCAGGAGATTGCCGGGCGCGTCAGGATAGGCGAGGAGATTTGCCGGGCGCTCATGCCGCGCGTCATGGAGCGGCACAGCATGGTGGAGAAGGACGGCCGCTACTTTGCCGGCGACGCGATCACCGCCGATACGCTCTCCCCCGAACGCACGCGCGCCCTCGAGCAGGCGCGCGCCCGCGGCGCGGAGGGCGTGGAGCTTGACCGCCTGCCCGCCGAGGCGGAAAAAAAACAGGTGAGGGAGCTGGTGCGGCTCGGTTTTCTCGTGAGCCTTGACGGAAATATCGTGCTCCATCGCGCCGTGTACGACGAACTCAAGGGGCGCGTCATGAAGCTCTTCGAGGGACGGGACAAGATCACCATACCGGAAGCCAAGGAGGCCACCGGATTTTCGCGGAAGTATATCATACCCTTCCTGAACCGCATGGAGACCGAGGGGCTCCTGAAGCGCATCGGGGACTTCCGGATGAAGGCGTAA
- a CDS encoding L-seryl-tRNA(Sec) selenium transferase, whose protein sequence is METSEAFRNIPQVERVIDREDVRAWVPVLGREIVVGVVREEITRYRAGLRENPGLPAGDIYAAVVERCAARSREKLQRVINGTGVILHTNLGRAPLSREVLDRLAAELSGYCNLEYYLPEKKRGKRGGFAEELIAHLTGAQDALIVNNNASSVYLLLRRFGAGREVIVSRGELIQIGGGFRIPDIMRETGARLVEVGTTNITELEDYRAAIGDDTAMLFSAHQSNFRIRGFSSIPSIKELSTLKREGILLVRDLGSGNLVFDDRLPASFEPTVAYEMSQGADLVCFSGDKLLGGCQAGFIVGRADLIAKLRTHPLMRMLRVDKVTYFILQETLIAHMNGEHAKVPAWDAIFQDAHELDRKIARFMKLLKSPAKKTCIRKSPLSSAFGGGSLPTMVLRSEGVRIEIPGMSAESVSDALVALTPPVIGYIDEGVFTLDFRTLFPADIPDLAAGVDSILPRDGA, encoded by the coding sequence ATGGAAACGTCCGAAGCCTTCAGGAACATCCCCCAGGTGGAGCGCGTGATCGATCGCGAGGACGTGCGCGCGTGGGTGCCCGTCCTGGGACGCGAGATCGTGGTGGGGGTGGTGCGCGAGGAGATCACGCGCTACCGGGCCGGCCTCCGCGAAAATCCCGGGTTGCCCGCGGGGGATATCTACGCGGCCGTAGTGGAACGCTGCGCGGCGCGCAGCCGCGAGAAGCTGCAACGAGTGATCAACGGCACGGGGGTGATCCTGCACACCAACCTGGGACGCGCGCCCCTTTCGCGCGAGGTGCTCGACCGGCTGGCCGCGGAGCTTTCGGGCTACTGCAACCTGGAGTACTACCTCCCGGAAAAAAAACGCGGCAAGCGCGGCGGCTTCGCCGAGGAGCTTATCGCGCACCTCACCGGCGCGCAGGACGCGCTTATCGTCAACAACAACGCATCGAGCGTATACCTTCTGCTGCGCCGGTTCGGGGCGGGACGCGAGGTCATCGTCTCGCGGGGCGAGCTCATCCAGATAGGGGGCGGCTTCCGCATCCCCGACATCATGCGCGAAACGGGGGCCCGGCTCGTGGAGGTGGGCACCACCAACATCACCGAGCTCGAGGACTACCGCGCCGCGATCGGGGACGATACGGCCATGCTGTTTTCGGCCCATCAGTCCAATTTCAGGATACGGGGATTTTCCAGCATTCCTTCCATTAAGGAATTATCGACCCTCAAGCGCGAGGGGATTCTCCTGGTGCGCGACCTGGGGAGCGGGAACCTCGTCTTCGACGACAGGCTTCCTGCGAGCTTCGAACCCACCGTGGCCTACGAGATGAGCCAGGGCGCCGATCTCGTGTGCTTCAGCGGGGACAAGCTCCTGGGCGGATGCCAGGCGGGCTTCATCGTGGGGCGCGCCGATCTCATCGCGAAGCTGCGCACGCATCCGCTCATGCGCATGCTCAGGGTCGACAAGGTGACGTATTTCATACTTCAAGAGACGCTCATCGCCCACATGAACGGAGAACACGCGAAGGTTCCCGCCTGGGACGCCATATTTCAGGACGCGCACGAGCTCGACCGGAAAATCGCACGCTTCATGAAGCTGTTGAAATCACCCGCCAAAAAAACGTGCATCCGCAAATCGCCGCTCTCGAGCGCCTTTGGCGGAGGTTCGCTTCCCACGATGGTGCTGCGCAGCGAGGGCGTGCGCATCGAGATCCCCGGCATGAGCGCCGAGTCGGTCTCGGACGCGCTGGTCGCGCTCACGCCGCCGGTGATCGGCTATATCGACGAGGGCGTGTTCACCCTGGATTTCCGCACGCTGTTTCCCGCCGACATCCCCGACCTCGCCGCGGGGGTCGATTCCATCCTGCCCCGCGACGGCGCATAA
- a CDS encoding phosphoribosylglycinamide formyltransferase yields the protein MIVRKKTISFIASGRGSNFKAVAEKVIDGSIPGKLGILVTDRRDAKALDLAKEFGMDAYCINPKDFPDRGAHEEEMIRVLKKHKTDLVVAAGYMRLLTTRFLNEFKNRMINIHPALLPSFPGVHAQQQAFDYGVKITGCTAHFIDEGTDTGPIIMQAAVAINQNDTADSLAARILREEHRILPESVRLFCAGKLRVKGRKVIILP from the coding sequence ATGATCGTAAGAAAAAAAACCATTTCATTTATCGCCTCCGGCCGCGGCTCCAACTTCAAAGCGGTCGCCGAAAAAGTGATCGATGGTTCCATTCCGGGGAAACTGGGCATCCTCGTGACGGACAGGCGGGACGCCAAGGCCCTCGACCTCGCGAAGGAATTCGGTATGGACGCATATTGCATCAATCCGAAAGATTTTCCGGATCGGGGCGCGCACGAAGAGGAAATGATCCGCGTTTTAAAAAAACATAAGACGGACCTCGTGGTGGCAGCGGGATACATGAGACTTCTCACAACCAGATTTCTGAATGAGTTTAAAAACCGCATGATAAACATCCACCCGGCGCTTCTTCCTTCCTTCCCCGGGGTGCACGCACAGCAACAGGCGTTTGACTACGGTGTGAAAATTACAGGTTGCACTGCCCACTTTATCGACGAAGGGACCGATACGGGGCCCATCATCATGCAGGCGGCTGTTGCGATAAATCAAAACGATACGGCCGATTCCCTTGCGGCGCGAATACTACGCGAGGAGCACCGGATATTGCCGGAATCGGTTCGCCTGTTCTGCGCCGGCAAACTCAGGGTCAAGGGGAGAAAAGTTATCATTCTGCCCTAA
- a CDS encoding carbohydrate kinase, which translates to MKAAGKKATTEYILSIDVGTQSIRAILIDPSGKEHDIVKTPIEPYFSAQPGWAEQDPEYYWKTLCLTCKKLIARNRAKVSAIRGATITTQRCTMINLDENGKVLRPAIVWLDQRRAQKESWPNPLLKMALSAIKIGEVVDAGITDCEANWIRQNQPEIWEKTRKFLFLSGFLIHRLTGEYRDSTGNIVGYVPFDYKNFEWAKPSDLKWNMFPMDRDILPDLVHPSETLGTVSKKAAAATGLPLGLPLIAAAADKACEVLGSGCLSPEIACLSYGTTATVETTNSKYVEIVPFIPPYPSAVPGAYNTEVMIYRGFWMVSWFKREFGMREELIAKKKKISPEALFDKLVADIPPGSMGLVLQPYWSPGLKVPGPEAKGAVIGFGDVHTRVHIYRAILEGLAYALKEGMQRTEKRNGVKIERLRVSGGGSQSEVAMQLTADIFDLPAERPHTYETSALGAAIDAAVGLKIHPDFKTAVAHMTRIGKVFEPIAKNRDIYRALYERVYTRLYDRMKPLYDDIREITGYPPKR; encoded by the coding sequence ATGAAAGCCGCAGGAAAAAAAGCCACGACCGAATACATACTCTCCATAGACGTCGGCACCCAGTCGATTCGCGCAATCCTGATCGACCCGAGCGGGAAGGAGCACGATATCGTCAAGACGCCTATCGAACCCTATTTTTCCGCGCAGCCGGGATGGGCCGAACAGGACCCCGAGTATTACTGGAAGACCCTCTGCCTCACCTGCAAAAAGCTCATCGCGCGCAACCGCGCGAAGGTGTCGGCGATACGCGGCGCGACCATCACCACACAGCGCTGCACCATGATCAACCTCGACGAAAATGGAAAGGTGCTGCGCCCTGCGATCGTGTGGCTGGACCAGCGGCGCGCGCAGAAGGAATCGTGGCCCAATCCCCTCTTAAAGATGGCACTTTCGGCGATCAAGATCGGCGAGGTCGTGGATGCGGGCATCACGGACTGCGAGGCGAACTGGATCCGTCAGAACCAGCCGGAGATCTGGGAAAAAACCCGCAAATTCCTGTTCCTGTCAGGATTTCTCATCCACAGGCTCACCGGCGAATACCGCGACTCGACGGGAAACATCGTGGGATACGTACCCTTCGATTACAAGAATTTTGAATGGGCGAAGCCCTCGGATTTGAAGTGGAATATGTTTCCCATGGACAGGGACATCCTCCCCGACCTGGTGCACCCGTCCGAGACGCTGGGCACCGTGTCGAAGAAGGCAGCCGCCGCGACCGGGCTTCCCCTGGGGCTCCCGCTTATCGCCGCCGCGGCCGACAAGGCCTGCGAGGTCCTGGGATCCGGCTGCCTCTCGCCGGAGATCGCGTGCCTCTCCTACGGCACCACCGCGACCGTCGAAACCACCAACTCCAAGTACGTCGAGATCGTACCCTTTATCCCGCCCTACCCGAGCGCGGTGCCGGGTGCCTACAACACCGAGGTGATGATCTACCGCGGCTTCTGGATGGTGAGCTGGTTCAAGCGGGAGTTCGGTATGCGCGAGGAGCTCATCGCGAAGAAGAAAAAAATTTCCCCCGAGGCGCTTTTCGACAAGCTGGTCGCCGATATACCCCCCGGCTCGATGGGGCTCGTCCTCCAGCCCTACTGGTCTCCCGGGCTCAAGGTGCCGGGGCCCGAGGCGAAGGGCGCGGTGATCGGGTTTGGCGACGTGCATACACGGGTACACATTTATCGCGCGATCCTCGAAGGCCTCGCGTACGCCCTCAAGGAAGGCATGCAGCGGACCGAGAAGCGCAACGGCGTGAAGATCGAGAGGCTGCGCGTGTCGGGCGGGGGCTCCCAGAGCGAGGTCGCCATGCAGCTCACCGCCGATATTTTCGACCTCCCGGCGGAAAGGCCTCACACCTACGAGACCTCCGCGCTGGGCGCGGCGATCGACGCCGCCGTGGGCCTAAAGATCCACCCCGACTTCAAGACTGCCGTTGCGCACATGACCCGCATAGGCAAGGTGTTCGAGCCCATCGCGAAAAACCGCGACATCTACCGCGCGCTGTACGAGCGTGTGTACACAAGGCTCTACGACCGGATGAAGCCGTTATACGACGATATCCGGGAAATTACGGGGTATCCGCCAAAACGGTAG